In Nitrosarchaeum sp., the sequence TGCAAGACCGTTTAAGATTCAAGACGAGATTATTGGCAAAGATGATTCTCTGTACCGAGGAGAGCAGATGCCATTTGAGCATTTGACAAAGTTGTTGCTAAGCAGCATCAAAAGAATCGAAGCAAAAAGAGTGGTAATTGACTCTGTTACAATTCTTGCAATGCAGTATTTGGACAAATTTTACATGAGACAGGGATTGCAAGGAATGATTCAGGCATTAGAAAATTATGGCGTGACATCTCTGATAATATCAGAACATTCAGAAAACAACGAGATTCCTTTGGAATGGTTTGTTACATCAGGGATTATTCAAATGGATAACCAAATAATAGAAAATACTCCAAGACAAACTATTCAAATCAAAAAACTTCGTGGAATCAAACACAGTCAGCAGATTCATCCAATAAGACTAGAAGTTGACGGCTTACATATCTTAGAAGCATAATCAAATATCAAAATATTTTATAATTTTAATCAAATTAAATAGAAAATTTGATGGTTTTCTTATATTCCGTATACTGTCTGAAGTATTGGACTTTGATTAATAACATTTTGTGTAAACTGGACATTTACTGTAACCTTGTTGTTTTTGATATCAATTTCCACATTGTCAAACAATGACTTGTATTTGTCAGTCTTGCGTCCACTCGCAGATATCTCGTATCCATCTTTTATCAAGAGTCCATCTTCGATTAATGAATTGACTTTTCTATATCCTGATGTTTGAGGGATTTGTAATCTTTCGAGCATTTCCAAAATTGTCCATGACTCACCAATTGACGCATTTAGTATTTTTGATGTTTCATCATCACTGTATGCTTTTAAGATTGATTGTCCAATTGATGGCTCTGATATTGTAAATCTCTTTTGTGTCTGGTCTTTTTTTGATTTTATGCTGCACAGACTTTCAAGGAATTTTCTTTCTAGTCCCTCAGCTCCTGCTCCAAAAAATTCCCTCAATACAGAATCTAGTTTTTCAAACTCTTCCATTGACTGAGTTATTGATATACCATATCTCTCAAATAATCTATCCTGTATCTTGTGAACCGTATTTTCACCAAGATTTTTTAGCATTGTTTTTTCAAGTGACTTTGCCAACAGTTGAGTAACGCCAGTCATGATATTCATTAGTTCATACTTTCATATTAATATTTTTTGGTTTAATCAGGTTACAATCTCAGATAGTCTGCGAATGTGACTGGTGTCATTTCTGATTGCCAGATTGATGGCTTTGCGCATCTCATCAGCATACTTGTCAAATTGCTTTTTGCTTTTTTTGATTATTTCACATTTTTCCACGACTGGCAATGCTTTGAAGTTCTTGTATTGCTCATAGTTAACTGTGCATGAATAAGATTTGGTTTCCCCTTTGAATTGATATTTTATGTCGAATGATGCCTGCTCTGAATTTCCAGTAAGACAGTCAATTATTGCTTTTTTTATTGCTTGGACAGCAAATGGTTTTCGAATTACCTGTACATTTAACGAGCTAAGAAATGGATGCATATATGCATTAGAATCGCCAGTAATTACTATTATCTTGGCATTAGAATTTATGTCCTTGATCTTCTCAATTGCATACAGTCCATCGTATCGTGGCATGTTCAAATCTGTAAAAACAATATCTGGATGATGCTTTTTGTACATATTTACTGCATGACGGCCATCATTGGCAGTTGCAAGAACATTTACTTCGATCATACATAGCATATCACAAAATACGCTAACAATATCTGGATCATCGTCCACTACGATACAACTTGTCATATTGTATATACGACCTTATGACATAATAACTTATAATATATTCATACTTTTTATGAATATAAGAATTGGTCAAAAAAGTTCAATGCCCTCATTGCTCAAAACGCCTGTCAGGGGAAGGCAACTTAAAAAGACATTTACGAACCATTCATAGATCAATCAAGCAAGACTAAATTATTTCAGTCCCTTTTCTAGGATCTCATTTATGATTCTTGAAAAGCTGACAGAGGATGCAGATTCTCGCAGTTTTTTGGCTTGTAAATTTCGCAGTTTTTTTGCAATGTCACTGTTTAGCATTATGGTTATTCTTTCTGCCATTACAAACCATACGATTAGATATTATTTTGAATTATGTAAACTCACTTGTTTACCAAAATGTCAAAGAAATTAGAATATTTCCAAATATGGAAATGCATGTATGAAACATTACAATAAATAATCATTTAGAACGGTCTCTAGTTTTTTCGTTTAGTTTTTGGACTAAAATTGAGTGCTTTTCTAGATCTAATTTCAAATTGAAATGATAAGTTTATTCAAAAAAATCACAAAATCTGTTTACGTCTAAAATTTAACTCAAAAGTAAGATTCTAGCATATAAAATATGTAATAAATTAATCTAACGCAAAATTAATAATATAATAATGTAATAAGAAAATATGGTCAATTGTGTAGTCATTGATGATGATGAAATGACTCTAAAGGTTTTTTGCAATCTGTTAAACGACAATGAAATTAATGTTGTCGGAAGAGGCAGAAATGGAAAGGAGGCTGTAGATTTATACAAAAAATACAATCCAGACATAATTTTCATTGATTTTGTTATGCCAAAATATGATGGGCTATATGCAATATTAAATATCAAAAAATTTCACTCAGATGCAAAAATCATAATTGTTACAGGAGTAGACAAACTAAGTGAATCATACGTTCACGATATACTACAAGTAAGCGGTGTCATTTACAAACCATTTGATTTAAAAACATTAAAAGAGATCATTGATACGACATTGTTAGAATTGAACATATTAGAGCAATGAAAATTTTTAATATTAAATTTTAGATTTTTGTTAAATAATTAGATTTGAATTTGATTATATTTTATTAATTCACTTACTTTGTAAAATAAATTATTTATTATCTTGGAGATGTTTTTTATTTCAATAACAGGCATGTAATAAAAATGGATTTTAAAATATTTACAAACTTGAGCTAGAAAATAAAAACTAGATACAAAACATCAGAAGAACTTATGAATATGTGAACTTCAAAATCATATGTGAATCAATGCAAGAACATCTGCAAGAAATATCCGCAAGGAAACAGGAGTAGAATATACAGAGATGGAGGTAGTTTTTGTAGAAACTGTGACTATTATTTTGAAGAATCAATAATACGATGTCCTTGTTATAACACATTGGTAAGACATTCCACTAGAAACAGAAAAAATCATGAAATGTTGCAGAGAATATGAGATAATTTGGAGGTTGAAGAGTTAGAAAATGAAGACAGACTCTAAGATAATAATTTCAATTGACAAACAATTTTACAGTGAAAATGATGAAATTAGAATTCATGTATGGTTTAACCACGAGTTTTACACATATGCGACATTGACTATTCTCAGTCCTGCAGGCATAACAATTGATTCTGCTGGATTAAAAACTGATACCAAAACTACTGAAACGTTTGCGTTTACCTGTGGTGGTCCGTTTATGTTTGAAAACGGATGCTATACCATCAGGGTCCAATGTGAAAATGTCATATCTGAAAATATGTTTGAATATTACAATTCCAAAAATAGACTCAAACCTAAATTGTGAATAGTAAATGCCAGCGGGGGGATTTGAACGCCCGACGGCCCGGTCTTCAGCCGAGTGCTCTCCCAGGCTGAGCTACGCT encodes:
- a CDS encoding response regulator, giving the protein MTSCIVVDDDPDIVSVFCDMLCMIEVNVLATANDGRHAVNMYKKHHPDIVFTDLNMPRYDGLYAIEKIKDINSNAKIIVITGDSNAYMHPFLSSLNVQVIRKPFAVQAIKKAIIDCLTGNSEQASFDIKYQFKGETKSYSCTVNYEQYKNFKALPVVEKCEIIKKSKKQFDKYADEMRKAINLAIRNDTSHIRRLSEIVT
- a CDS encoding response regulator, which gives rise to MVNCVVIDDDEMTLKVFCNLLNDNEINVVGRGRNGKEAVDLYKKYNPDIIFIDFVMPKYDGLYAILNIKKFHSDAKIIIVTGVDKLSESYVHDILQVSGVIYKPFDLKTLKEIIDTTLLELNILEQ
- a CDS encoding transcriptional regulator gives rise to the protein MTGVTQLLAKSLEKTMLKNLGENTVHKIQDRLFERYGISITQSMEEFEKLDSVLREFFGAGAEGLERKFLESLCSIKSKKDQTQKRFTISEPSIGQSILKAYSDDETSKILNASIGESWTILEMLERLQIPQTSGYRKVNSLIEDGLLIKDGYEISASGRKTDKYKSLFDNVEIDIKNNKVTVNVQFTQNVINQSPILQTVYGI